The sequence TATTGCAAGATTAAGGCGATCTTTAACACCCCCACTCCCCccctcaaaagaaaaagagagatattaTGTACCTATTAAATGTTAACGCGACATCCTAGATGTACGATCAGATATATTTCAGGGTTTCATTATCGTAAAATGACTATTAAATTCATCTTGACCtagtttttcttcatcaatgGTGAATAGAGAATCTCCTCATCATGGAGATCTGGCTATTGAACCAGCATAGAGAAGAGTATTTCCGACCAATATAGAGTGAGAGTTAAAAGTGACACAATAATCGAATCgctaatagtaaaaaaaaactagatccTAAATTCAATCCCATGAGTATGAGACAAGCCATGCACCAATGCATGATAAACTCCATTGTATCTCAAATGCCTTGGGTTTCATTGCTATCATTGCAATATAGAGCCTTAGAGAAGTCAATATTGACAGGATCCTCATGGTATGGGTTACAAGGGGATCCCAGGGCCTGGGTTGTCTTAATCTTCCAACCAGAAGATAGGCACCCTTTTTTGTTCATGATAACCAGCCCTTTCATTACAAATGTTATCCCACTTCATTAGTACTTATAATCTAAGCATTGAGAGGGGAAAGCAGAAAAGATGATTTTAATCAAGTGAAGGGGCTTGAGTCCTTAAGCTTTTCAGTGGGGCTGTTCTTCACTTTGGGGGCACATACTTTATTTATATGAAGGGCTAGGTGTCACCTTTATTCCAATATTTCTTCCTATCCAACTCCTCCATTGCCCCCTCCCCCAccctatggaaaaaaaaaaatgagagattaTAAGATAGAAAAGGAAGAACTAAGATGGTCCTCCAACTATGGCTATCATGATCGTGTTATATAAACTAGAGATGTTAGCAATTAATTAGACATGTAATTATCCAATCCAAGTCACTGAGCTAGACAATTCAACTCACTCAGAAGCTGTATGTGgggaagaaaggaaagttaTGAGTTGTCACTGAAAGAAAATGGTTCTAAATTAGAAATTATTACTTTATATTCATAATGTAtgactagagagagaaagtggaaaAGAAGAATAATGCCACAGAATGTCCCAATGCTAGAAAGAGAATTATTACACTCTACACCTAGCTTAGGTCTTAGAAGTGTTTTAGTGGATTATTAGTCTTAATTATGACAGGCATCTGCCATCACCCATGcaacttctctctctcacccaaaaaaaaaaaaaacacacacacacacatacattaCAAAGTGATCAATGACATAATGAGATAACGTAATAAGATAGTAATGACACCAATGGTTCATGGTGTTGAGATGTTAGGAGTAATAGAATTATAGTCTCACATTGGTTATTTGCGATAGTTGATCTCTTTTAGTTGAGATCAAGCTGAGtgagttgtttttgttgtttatcAGTTTTCTGATATCTTATATGTGACTCTATTTACTATTGAGTTATCCTTACCAAATAATTTAAGTTTCTGCATTGAACATTCAAGTGATATTTCTTGAACTTTTTAGAGTCAGATACGTTTGTCGTCTTCTCCAAGTTATCTGTCCGCATATACTTAGCAGGTATGAAACTGACCCCAAGTAGTATTCTCCTAGCATCCAAAGGgaagttttttttatgtttttccttGATTGGAGTCGATTAAATCTAACAAATATTCTTCATCTCTATATATATTCCTTCTTTAATCCTTACTACATAATTAGAAACCAATTAGAAATCTAATGTATTTCAACATTTTATTTGGTCTTATAAGCCTGTAATCAATCTTTGAATTTGTAAATGGTAGTTTGAATGTTGGTTTCATGGAGTATATGTCCTAGCAAATAATTACAGGACTTAGAGTTACAAATTAATGGGTATAGACATCATGTATAACCTCACCTGACAtttaacaaataaaatagaagaattAAAAATGTTATGAGACCAATCAAGAATTCTCCAGTTAGTTAAACGGTTTCGATCATTGGATGGATTGAATGGATATGTCTGGGTCATTTTAGTTTACTCAATTAATCTGATCCACTGAGCTCCAATATagtgattgaaaaaaaaaaaaaaaaaaatccaaatcctaaTAAatcaagggtaatttacaacgccaccccctggagaattccaatattagagggacaccccctctctttcaccaaattagcctcggaccccctaccgtcagtcagtGTTAAGTGAAAAATTAAAAGTACCATTATACCCTTATCATCAAAAGACAtttttaacccaattcctcttcCCCCTACCTATACTCACCTTCACCGAGACATCAAAAGCAGAGGTGATCGTTCAGAGCACTGAAGATCATGGCAGCGGCAGCATCAGCATCAGCGAAACAAACCCTAGCTTCTCCTTTAATTCCTCGTATAAAGCCAGAACTCCATCTGGATCTAATTTCTTCACTAGCCCCAACATGAGATGATTATAGACAATTGAGTCCGGAGCGAAACCCTTCTCAAGCATCTCATTTTTCAGTTCTACAGCCCGATCAACCTTGTTGTTATCCACAAGCCCCTTCACAAGAATGCGATAAGTAGTAGGAGAAGGATTAAAAGGGGCATCATTGATAAGCTGCTTATAATGTTCAAGAGCAGTATCAGTTTTCCTACAATCACAGTAGGCGTTAATGAGGAGATTGTGGGTGACGACGTTAGCAGCGACACCAGCCTGAGTGATAAATCGATGAAGCGAGAGGAGATCGGAGTATCGAGATTGGCGGAGGAGAGCGGCCATGACAGCGTTACAAGTAAAGATGGTGGGTCTGCAATTGGAGTAAATGGTATGCCGAGTGAGGAGTGCGGCTTCATCCAGGTCGTTCTGGCGGATGAGGGTAAGGATTCGGTTGTGGAGGTTGAGGCCATTGCCGGTGAGGACAGTGACGGATTCTGGGAGTTTGGGGGCATTaggattagggttagggtttatgggACGTTGTTGGGGCTGGGTGTGACGGAGGGAGTTGAGAGGTGGTTCTATTCGGAGGCGGCGCTTGCGGCGACGACGCTCGGCGGCACGGCGAAGCTCATCTGATCCGTCTCCA is a genomic window of Macadamia integrifolia cultivar HAES 741 unplaced genomic scaffold, SCU_Mint_v3 scaffold1681, whole genome shotgun sequence containing:
- the LOC122064555 gene encoding pentatricopeptide repeat-containing protein At3g49240, mitochondrial-like yields the protein MAAASALITMKEVLTVTLSLSLSPFVKKHLYFQPNKVEEQRKTRKSYNGDGSDELRRAAERRRRKRRLRIEPPLNSLRHTQPQQRPINPNPNPNAPKLPESVTVLTGNGLNLHNRILTLIRQNDLDEAALLTRHTIYSNCRPTIFTCNAVMAALLRQSRYSDLLSLHRFITQAGVAANVVTHNLLINAYCDCRKTDTALEHYKQLINDAPFNPSPTTYRILVKGLVDNNKVDRAVELKNEMLEKGFAPDSIVYNHLMLGLVKKLDPDGVLALYEELKEKLGFVSLMLMLPLP